Proteins encoded within one genomic window of Lampris incognitus isolate fLamInc1 chromosome 19, fLamInc1.hap2, whole genome shotgun sequence:
- the LOC130129610 gene encoding E3 SUMO-protein ligase ZBED1-like, with the protein MCLPAVKYLSAFNNSTSNLQKHVLRKHPSKQLAFSRAKPGKRTHQANPPSPSKQTNIKDAMTVGGNRRVPQGKIDKIIIRLICEGLHTFSLVEQPAFKELLTTLNPQCKVISRPTVRTRLEASAIQMKKNVMWG; encoded by the exons atgtgcctcccagcagtgaagtacctgtctgctttcaacaactccacttcaaatctgcagaagcatgtgttg aggaaacatccatcgaaacagttggcttttagccgagcaaagccagggaagcgaacccaccaagcaaatccaccaagtccaagcaagcaaacaaatataaaagatgccatgacagtgggaggcaaccgccgtgtgccacaaggcaagatcgacaagatcatcattaggctaatatgtgagggtcttcatacatttagtttggttgaacaacctgcgttcaaagaacttttgacaacgctaaatccacaatgcaaggtcatttccaggcccactgtccggacaagattagaggcatctgccattcagatgaagaagaatgtcat GTGGGGATAG